From Oscillatoria sp. FACHB-1407, a single genomic window includes:
- a CDS encoding trypsin-like serine peptidase, with protein sequence MNKKYFLRYGLFWIVGFLSVLLLSYPLLPLPFSLPAIAQTRPTPVTLTGRTPSAQSFQAFGLTSTLTPLIPGELRRSNQPNGGSRGVIGLTDDRVPMTSFDYPWSAIGRIEYLSGDEFSICTGSLVAPDIVLTNAHCIIDMETHQPKAGTKFAPNLIDGLVQDEEDLANVVDLIRGTDFRNDNQMPHPDDWAFLRLDRPLGERYGTLAWQPLPVSTLVREYGSRLTLVGYSGDFPPDDPASTAGAHVGCSILGEVEDNLIHDCDMFGGSSGGPILAEVDGEFRIVALNAAELYEEGELDSGERIRQGIVNYGVKISRITNLIQQYVTR encoded by the coding sequence ATGAACAAGAAGTATTTCCTCCGCTACGGATTGTTTTGGATTGTCGGATTCTTGAGCGTCTTGTTGTTGAGTTATCCCCTGTTACCGTTACCCTTTTCACTTCCGGCGATCGCCCAAACCCGCCCAACCCCAGTTACTTTAACTGGACGCACCCCCTCAGCCCAATCCTTTCAAGCCTTTGGATTAACCTCTACACTGACCCCACTCATCCCCGGAGAGTTGAGGCGATCGAATCAGCCTAATGGTGGTTCTAGAGGGGTGATTGGTCTGACTGACGATCGCGTACCGATGACGAGCTTTGATTATCCCTGGTCAGCGATCGGTCGGATTGAATATCTTAGCGGGGATGAGTTTAGCATCTGCACAGGCAGCTTAGTGGCTCCCGATATTGTCTTAACCAATGCCCATTGCATTATTGACATGGAAACGCATCAACCGAAAGCAGGCACTAAATTTGCACCCAATCTCATCGACGGTTTGGTGCAGGATGAGGAAGACCTTGCAAACGTCGTTGATCTGATTCGGGGCACTGATTTTCGCAATGACAATCAAATGCCCCACCCCGATGATTGGGCGTTTTTGAGGCTGGATAGACCTCTGGGTGAGCGATACGGCACGCTTGCATGGCAGCCCCTACCTGTATCTACATTAGTTCGGGAATATGGGAGCCGTTTAACCCTGGTCGGTTATTCCGGTGACTTTCCACCCGATGACCCCGCCTCGACCGCAGGGGCGCATGTGGGATGCAGTATTTTGGGCGAAGTCGAAGACAACCTGATTCATGATTGTGATATGTTTGGCGGTTCCTCAGGTGGACCTATTTTGGCAGAGGTGGATGGTGAATTTCGGATTGTCGCTCTCAATGCCGCTGAACTCTACGAGGAAGGTGAATTGGATAGCGGTGAACGCATTCGACAGGGGATTGTGAATTATGGGGTCAAGATTTCTCGGATTACAAACTTGATTCAGCAATATGTGACTCGTTAA
- the glyS gene encoding glycine--tRNA ligase subunit beta, with amino-acid sequence MVTFLLEVGTEELPASFVADALEQWRSRIPASLKEQFLTPETIDYYGTPRRLAVLLHGLPTQQPDREEEVKGPSAQAAFKDGKPTKAAEGFARSRNVSIDDFEIRSTDKGDFVFVNQKIPGRPTADILTELIPDWIFGLEGKRFMRWGDGDLRFPRPIRWLVTLLDDAVLPIRLENGSEVCVSDRLSQGHRVLHPEAIAITNAADYLTQLEAASIQVDPDRRKAAIQQQTVAAATSVGGVALIDSDLLEEVVDLVEYPTAVVGKFDPEFLELPPEVIISEMKDHQRYFPVLKAEGSTELLPYFITISNGDPTKSDIIAAGNERVIRARLSDGKFFFDADRKIPLEGYLPKLETVTFQEKLGSVRAKVDRIVRIAGQISDQLKLNDSSIQRAALLCKADLVTQMVGEFPELQGVMGQKYALTSGEGKAVADAIFEHYLPRGAGDQLPQTLPGQVVGIADRLDTLVGIFSLGMIPSGSSDPFALRRAANAIVNIIWSANLTLNLEQQLDQVIADVIATFGENEHTPRLQPQLHEFFLQRIRTLLQDDRQIDYDLVNAVLGENDPDYTERALKDLLDVRDRALFLQSIRQNGALDAIYETVNRSTRLAGQGDLDKVQLDPKSLIQPKLFQSPSEQAFYDALVKLVPQTQEAQANRDYQKLVDGLTAIAPVVSNFFDGPESVLVMDENPDIRRNRLNLLGVLRNHARVLADFGAIVKGA; translated from the coding sequence ATGGTGACGTTTTTGTTGGAAGTGGGAACCGAAGAATTACCTGCCAGTTTTGTAGCCGATGCACTGGAACAGTGGCGATCGCGCATTCCTGCCAGCTTAAAAGAGCAGTTCCTCACCCCAGAAACCATCGACTACTACGGCACGCCCCGTCGCCTCGCTGTATTGCTACATGGCTTACCGACCCAACAACCCGATCGCGAAGAGGAAGTCAAGGGACCCTCGGCTCAAGCCGCTTTTAAGGATGGTAAACCCACCAAAGCCGCTGAAGGATTTGCGCGATCGCGCAACGTCTCCATTGATGATTTCGAGATTCGCAGCACCGACAAAGGCGACTTTGTCTTTGTCAATCAAAAGATTCCCGGTCGTCCCACCGCTGATATCCTCACCGAGTTAATCCCCGACTGGATTTTCGGCTTAGAAGGCAAGCGGTTTATGCGATGGGGCGATGGGGATCTGCGGTTTCCCCGTCCGATTCGTTGGCTCGTGACCTTGTTGGATGATGCGGTTCTGCCGATTCGACTCGAAAATGGCTCTGAAGTTTGTGTGAGCGATCGCCTCTCTCAGGGACACCGCGTGTTGCATCCTGAAGCGATCGCCATTACGAATGCAGCGGATTATCTCACCCAGTTAGAAGCTGCCTCGATTCAGGTCGATCCCGATCGTCGCAAAGCAGCCATCCAGCAGCAAACCGTCGCAGCAGCAACGTCAGTAGGAGGGGTTGCCCTGATCGATTCCGACCTACTGGAGGAGGTGGTTGATCTGGTGGAATATCCCACGGCGGTTGTGGGCAAGTTTGACCCCGAATTTTTGGAGTTGCCACCAGAGGTGATCATCTCGGAGATGAAAGATCACCAGCGATACTTCCCAGTCCTCAAAGCCGAAGGCTCAACGGAGTTATTGCCCTATTTCATCACCATCTCGAATGGTGATCCGACGAAGTCAGACATTATCGCGGCGGGTAACGAACGGGTGATTCGGGCACGCCTCTCGGATGGCAAATTCTTCTTTGATGCCGATCGCAAAATTCCCCTGGAGGGCTACTTACCGAAACTGGAAACCGTCACCTTCCAGGAAAAACTCGGTTCCGTGCGGGCTAAGGTCGATCGGATTGTCCGCATTGCCGGACAAATTTCCGACCAACTAAAGCTCAACGATAGCTCCATTCAACGGGCGGCTCTGTTGTGCAAGGCAGATTTAGTGACTCAGATGGTGGGCGAGTTTCCCGAATTGCAGGGCGTGATGGGTCAAAAATATGCCCTCACCAGTGGCGAAGGCAAAGCCGTTGCAGATGCAATTTTTGAACACTACCTGCCTCGTGGCGCAGGCGACCAACTGCCGCAAACCTTGCCGGGACAAGTGGTTGGCATTGCCGATCGCCTCGATACCTTAGTGGGCATTTTTAGCCTGGGCATGATTCCTTCGGGTTCCTCTGACCCCTTCGCACTACGTCGTGCGGCAAATGCGATCGTTAACATTATTTGGTCAGCCAATTTAACTCTCAACTTAGAACAACAGTTGGATCAAGTGATCGCCGATGTCATCGCTACCTTTGGCGAAAACGAACACACGCCTCGCCTGCAACCCCAATTGCACGAGTTCTTCCTGCAACGCATTCGCACCTTATTGCAGGACGATCGCCAGATTGATTACGACCTGGTAAATGCCGTGCTGGGTGAAAACGACCCCGACTACACCGAACGCGCCTTAAAAGATTTGCTGGATGTGCGCGATCGCGCCCTCTTCCTGCAATCCATCCGACAAAATGGTGCTCTGGATGCGATCTACGAGACGGTTAACCGTTCTACTCGATTGGCAGGTCAAGGCGATCTCGACAAAGTGCAACTTGACCCCAAGTCGCTCATTCAACCCAAGTTATTCCAGAGTCCCTCCGAACAAGCCTTTTATGATGCGCTGGTGAAACTGGTGCCCCAAACGCAGGAAGCTCAAGCCAACCGCGACTATCAAAAACTGGTGGATGGCTTAACGGCGATCGCTCCCGTAGTCAGCAACTTCTTCGATGGACCCGAAAGCGTGTTGGTGATGGATGAGAACCCTGACATTCGCCGCAATCGCCTCAACCTGTTGGGTGTCCTGCGAAACCATGCGCGTGTCCTGGCAGACTTTGGGGCGATCGTCAAAGGAGCCTAA
- a CDS encoding Uma2 family endonuclease has protein sequence MSQPATERVYWTIADLDLLPDNGTRYEIIDGELFMTRAPHWKHQKVADNICAALNRWSDETKLGEATTTPGIIFSEADNVIPDVVWASYERLAVLLDEAGHLTEAPELIVEVMSPGADNERRDSEVKLKLYASQGVQEYWIVNRRLQQIQVYRRQQATLKLVTTLMLTDDITSPLLPGFGCSVASFFRSELPAS, from the coding sequence ATGAGCCAACCAGCTACTGAACGGGTTTACTGGACGATCGCCGATCTGGATCTGTTGCCAGACAATGGCACCCGCTACGAAATCATTGATGGTGAGTTGTTTATGACGAGAGCACCTCATTGGAAACATCAGAAGGTGGCTGACAATATTTGTGCTGCGCTCAACCGTTGGTCTGATGAGACGAAATTGGGAGAAGCGACGACTACACCAGGCATCATTTTTTCTGAGGCTGATAATGTCATTCCCGATGTGGTATGGGCAAGTTATGAACGATTAGCCGTATTGCTAGATGAAGCAGGGCATCTTACCGAAGCACCTGAGCTAATTGTAGAAGTCATGTCTCCCGGAGCAGACAATGAGCGACGCGACAGCGAAGTAAAGCTGAAACTTTATGCCTCTCAAGGAGTGCAGGAATATTGGATTGTGAATCGTCGCTTGCAACAGATTCAGGTCTATCGTCGGCAGCAGGCTACGCTAAAACTGGTTACGACCCTAATGCTAACTGACGATATTACGTCTCCCTTATTACCTGGATTCGGGTGTAGCGTAGCTTCCTTCTTTCGTTCAGAATTACCTGCTTCGTGA
- a CDS encoding Uma2 family endonuclease, with protein sequence MVVTSHRADRVLLHSISWEQFERLLEDLGDHRAARIAYDNGTLEIMTPLLEHQYFKEVISDSIQDVAEELEIDYESYGSTTWRKRIKMAGVEPDNCFYFQNEPIVRGRLDLDLSQGDPPPDLALEIDITSKSLDRFPIYARLEVPELWCYDEGELKIYHLQDGKYVEAEISLALPQLPIRELPQLIETHRTAGRRAIRRAVREWARRNVKG encoded by the coding sequence ATGGTTGTAACATCCCATCGAGCCGATCGCGTTTTACTTCACAGCATTAGCTGGGAGCAATTTGAGCGGTTGTTGGAGGATTTGGGCGACCATCGTGCTGCTCGAATTGCCTATGACAACGGCACCTTAGAAATCATGACCCCTCTGCTTGAACATCAGTACTTTAAAGAGGTAATTAGTGATTCAATCCAAGATGTTGCTGAAGAGTTAGAGATAGATTACGAAAGCTACGGTTCAACAACCTGGCGCAAGCGCATCAAAATGGCAGGAGTTGAACCTGACAATTGCTTCTACTTTCAAAATGAGCCGATTGTTCGTGGCAGATTAGATCTCGATTTGAGTCAGGGCGACCCACCCCCTGATCTCGCATTAGAAATCGACATCACCAGCAAATCGCTCGATCGCTTTCCCATTTATGCTCGGCTAGAAGTGCCAGAACTGTGGTGCTACGACGAAGGCGAGTTGAAAATTTATCACCTCCAGGACGGCAAATACGTCGAAGCTGAAATTAGTCTGGCGTTACCTCAACTTCCCATTCGGGAATTGCCGCAGTTGATTGAAACCCATCGCACCGCAGGACGACGAGCGATTCGACGAGCCGTGCGAGAGTGGGCAAGACGTAACGTAAAGGGATGA
- a CDS encoding tetratricopeptide repeat protein: protein MAKQRPPKANQLSTASSPQEQFQAKLKSLLQQKKYRQALDELNKAKRSQPDLTFTPSEAEIWLLSGKQEAQKGDFKQAITSLRQSLELGLTGEPHYWLAKSLLSLNRLEEAIALIRTAFEDGSLPKDYSICYAKLLLLKGDVETVEQLLKKQSKRFPAAQQHWIRGVLALKAQQPDVALASFQKVKQPITPGDRPKIWQIYTQQALQQWDAAAVQLGLNAIANPFGRFMLNPVYTEHPILQRLALLQKLKTGQPSLEEMQFATNSGLSSEQIDVIALLELIEENNPHEAAHVLLKFDRRSNKFPELSALRPALLTLAGQQALTQGEMSCASEFWQLSLREQEFTPQLAVNLMKVLDLNQEYQELQRLITRMIKWLEQDYKQHPQNWTEKRYKETLIYAHCRLADTWMVMGRERTAMGELQTAERIDPRSPEVIGRHGLVAVLDDKLEEATRLLTQALDEGCRYREVYVVLVDTWKKLGNSAAATEIRRRFGKQFGDINAETEVELPLWVDAFLTGNYPFFSRLVEERRGRDPGIRACQLFVDAVQGEPTSGGKVSIDQQQAVNQWSQLLNELSPQEQVVASQAIALCLIMFTKREKGIAALINQYTVKLFELGEQQPEAREAHLVILSLKERDPKKLQTPLQSYLATQPQPGNALAQIQLQLRRYTQSISQDQILHSFLDEALQREPQNPLLLLARATTFPTGSANYEKFHQQGFEIARRVQDAKALQAFREEETVISARMAQEFLPDPDALENFDLGAMDRMLESMIRKMFGGKIPPNELKRVMPQLKQMMMSSMPPDFGEDDEEDFGFPFGGFTPPSSKPPRRRRR, encoded by the coding sequence GTGGCTAAGCAACGCCCTCCCAAGGCTAACCAACTCAGCACTGCATCGTCGCCTCAAGAGCAGTTTCAGGCGAAACTCAAGTCCTTGCTTCAACAAAAGAAATATCGTCAGGCATTAGATGAGCTAAACAAAGCAAAGCGATCGCAACCTGACCTGACCTTTACCCCTTCAGAAGCCGAAATTTGGTTATTGAGCGGTAAACAAGAAGCTCAAAAGGGTGATTTTAAGCAAGCCATTACATCGCTGCGGCAATCGCTAGAGTTGGGGTTAACGGGTGAACCTCATTACTGGTTAGCCAAATCGTTGCTGTCACTGAATCGCCTGGAGGAAGCGATCGCCCTAATTCGGACTGCGTTTGAAGACGGCAGTTTGCCCAAAGATTACAGCATTTGCTACGCCAAATTGTTGTTGCTGAAGGGAGATGTTGAAACGGTTGAGCAACTGCTGAAAAAGCAGTCAAAACGATTTCCAGCGGCGCAACAGCACTGGATACGGGGTGTGCTGGCACTCAAGGCACAGCAACCGGACGTTGCACTGGCATCATTCCAAAAGGTCAAGCAACCCATAACACCGGGCGATCGCCCTAAAATCTGGCAAATTTACACTCAGCAAGCCCTGCAACAGTGGGATGCAGCGGCAGTGCAATTAGGATTAAATGCGATCGCTAATCCGTTTGGGCGATTTATGCTCAATCCCGTTTATACCGAGCATCCCATCCTCCAGCGGTTAGCTCTGTTGCAGAAACTCAAAACGGGGCAACCATCTCTGGAGGAGATGCAATTTGCCACGAATAGTGGGCTTTCTTCAGAACAGATTGATGTGATTGCGCTGCTCGAATTGATTGAGGAGAACAATCCCCACGAAGCAGCTCACGTGTTGCTCAAGTTCGATCGCCGTTCTAACAAATTTCCAGAATTGTCAGCCCTCCGTCCAGCCCTTTTAACCCTGGCAGGACAGCAGGCATTGACTCAAGGTGAAATGAGTTGTGCTTCCGAATTTTGGCAGCTATCGTTACGCGAACAAGAGTTCACCCCACAACTGGCAGTCAACCTAATGAAAGTCCTGGATCTCAACCAGGAATACCAGGAACTCCAGCGGTTGATCACCCGCATGATCAAATGGCTAGAGCAGGACTATAAGCAGCACCCCCAAAATTGGACAGAGAAGCGTTATAAAGAAACGCTTATTTATGCCCACTGTCGTCTGGCAGATACCTGGATGGTCATGGGACGTGAACGCACCGCTATGGGCGAGTTACAAACTGCCGAGCGCATCGATCCGCGATCGCCAGAGGTGATTGGGCGACATGGGTTAGTGGCAGTGCTGGATGACAAATTGGAGGAAGCAACCCGTTTGCTGACCCAAGCCCTGGACGAGGGGTGCCGCTATCGTGAAGTGTATGTTGTTCTGGTGGATACCTGGAAAAAACTCGGTAACTCAGCCGCCGCCACCGAAATCCGCCGTCGCTTTGGCAAGCAGTTCGGAGATATTAATGCTGAAACCGAAGTTGAGCTGCCGCTTTGGGTAGATGCTTTTCTAACAGGCAATTATCCTTTCTTCAGCCGTCTCGTTGAAGAACGCAGGGGTCGCGATCCGGGAATTCGAGCCTGTCAGCTTTTTGTGGATGCTGTGCAGGGAGAGCCAACCTCTGGCGGTAAGGTGTCGATTGACCAGCAGCAAGCTGTCAACCAGTGGAGCCAGTTGCTCAATGAATTGTCACCCCAGGAGCAAGTTGTGGCATCGCAGGCGATCGCCCTCTGCCTCATCATGTTTACAAAACGCGAAAAAGGCATTGCTGCTCTGATTAACCAATACACCGTGAAGCTGTTTGAGTTGGGTGAGCAACAGCCCGAAGCCAGAGAAGCCCATCTCGTCATCCTGTCACTCAAAGAACGCGATCCCAAAAAGCTGCAAACACCTCTCCAGTCCTATTTGGCGACCCAACCCCAACCTGGAAATGCACTCGCTCAAATTCAGCTACAACTACGTCGCTACACTCAAAGCATTTCTCAGGATCAGATTCTCCACTCCTTTTTAGACGAAGCCCTGCAACGGGAACCCCAAAATCCGCTGTTGTTGTTAGCCAGAGCCACCACCTTCCCAACTGGCTCTGCAAATTACGAGAAGTTTCACCAGCAAGGCTTTGAGATCGCCCGTCGTGTGCAAGACGCAAAAGCATTACAAGCCTTTCGTGAAGAGGAGACTGTGATAAGTGCACGGATGGCACAAGAGTTTCTCCCTGATCCTGATGCGCTTGAGAATTTCGATCTGGGCGCTATGGATCGAATGCTGGAGAGCATGATCCGCAAAATGTTTGGCGGTAAAATTCCCCCCAACGAATTGAAGCGAGTCATGCCCCAACTCAAACAAATGATGATGAGCAGTATGCCCCCTGATTTTGGTGAGGATGACGAAGAGGATTTTGGCTTCCCCTTCGGCGGGTTTACGCCTCCTTCAAGCAAACCTCCCAGACGTAGACGTAGATAA
- a CDS encoding J domain-containing protein: protein MTSPYDRLGISPTATPDEVKAAYHAKLKEFPAHRNPEEFKAIRAAYDEIRKGGTSETDDFFFLTRPLEATVDPTVLQQLRQRIVAQLDVSLDELIRETF from the coding sequence ATGACTTCCCCCTACGATCGCCTTGGCATCTCTCCCACCGCTACTCCGGATGAAGTGAAAGCGGCTTACCACGCTAAGCTAAAAGAGTTTCCTGCCCATCGCAATCCAGAAGAATTTAAGGCAATCCGAGCGGCCTATGACGAGATTCGGAAGGGAGGTACATCAGAAACAGATGATTTCTTTTTCCTGACTCGTCCTCTGGAAGCCACGGTTGACCCAACCGTTTTACAGCAATTGCGACAGCGGATCGTAGCCCAACTAGACGTGAGTTTAGATGAGCTAATTCGGGAAACGTTTTGA
- a CDS encoding nucleotide exchange factor GrpE, which translates to MMDRQALFEKFLDFLQTSPTPPDYLEAEPSSIASFDPYQMVAEWIALRHEVKQQGKLLQASQTTLQKAVETLQIEQERQQELQDTHQGTPQIEQKALWRDLLTVVDALDQAYTHWQTQLDELVAAAPTPSSPKPWWQRFQAQPETDTDNTLRDILVSNQQGIDLIRRSLLDVLRQRQVIPIEAQGQPFNPQIMYAVGRQESSTIPENTVIQEVVRGYKWGDQVLREAQVIVAAKLNP; encoded by the coding sequence ATGATGGATCGGCAGGCGTTATTTGAAAAATTTCTAGACTTCCTTCAAACCAGCCCCACCCCACCTGATTATTTGGAAGCAGAACCCTCATCCATCGCCTCATTTGACCCCTATCAGATGGTGGCAGAGTGGATTGCCCTGCGCCATGAGGTCAAGCAACAGGGAAAGTTGTTGCAAGCCAGTCAAACCACCCTACAAAAAGCGGTTGAAACCCTACAGATAGAGCAAGAACGGCAGCAAGAGCTTCAGGATACTCACCAGGGAACCCCTCAGATTGAGCAGAAAGCTCTGTGGCGCGACTTACTAACCGTGGTAGACGCCCTGGATCAGGCATACACTCACTGGCAAACGCAACTTGATGAGCTGGTTGCAGCGGCACCCACGCCATCGTCTCCAAAACCCTGGTGGCAGAGATTTCAAGCTCAACCAGAGACAGATACCGACAACACTCTGCGCGATATATTGGTCAGCAACCAACAGGGAATCGACCTGATTCGGCGATCGCTTCTGGATGTTTTACGACAGCGGCAGGTGATTCCCATTGAAGCCCAGGGACAGCCCTTCAATCCTCAAATCATGTACGCTGTGGGCCGACAAGAAAGCTCAACCATTCCCGAAAACACCGTCATTCAAGAAGTCGTGCGCGGTTACAAGTGGGGCGACCAGGTCTTGCGAGAAGCACAGGTCATTGTGGCAGCAAAACTCAACCCTTAG
- a CDS encoding Hsp70 family protein: MGRTVGIDLGTTNSEVAIVENGQARVLPGEDGDLILPSCVGFSDTGKLLVGRDALRQYAAAPDRTVRSIKRWMGTDHQTTLQVGGTESNETRDFLPHEISAIILRALKQRAEAALGEDVTQAVITVPAYFTDAQRQATKTAGEIAGLEVLQIINEPTAAALAYNVRSEETERVLVYDLGGGTFDVSVVEITGEVTEVLASHGNNQLGGDDFDRRLQLHLAEQFRQMHGVAVPDDPVTQARLLRAAEHIKITLSAHAFAPVREAFLGSKGKTALHLETEIARTDFEKLIRPLLDETLEAIDRALRDAKLKPDDLDRIILVGGSTRIPLVQHMVEEHLGQAPVDGVQPDLCVALGAALQAGVLIGEEVEAILVDVIPHSLGISAAITTPMGIMPGFFSVIIPRNSVVPVSRSEVYSTLSPNQTVVEIEVFQGENEVAEENVPLGSYRVEGLPPGPPGSIQIEVHFDFDMNGILTVTTTEKGKGQQGTLVVNNAGVQRLSSHELKQARADLEALFDLHETGTTDTADAIAMPPELAALVDRAQEALETLDEEQANELQELLDQIEEALVEGETSTVSTLQEELSDFLYYVTNPQ; encoded by the coding sequence ATGGGCAGAACAGTTGGCATTGACTTAGGAACAACCAATTCAGAAGTGGCGATCGTAGAAAACGGTCAGGCACGAGTTTTGCCAGGTGAGGATGGGGATTTGATCTTGCCCTCCTGCGTTGGCTTTAGCGATACGGGCAAACTCCTGGTGGGGCGCGATGCCTTGCGTCAATATGCAGCGGCTCCCGATCGCACGGTTCGCTCCATTAAACGGTGGATGGGCACTGACCATCAAACTACCCTGCAAGTTGGGGGAACCGAATCAAATGAAACCCGTGACTTTTTGCCCCACGAGATTTCAGCCATCATTTTACGTGCTCTTAAACAACGAGCCGAAGCCGCACTGGGAGAGGACGTAACCCAGGCGGTAATTACGGTTCCCGCTTACTTCACTGATGCCCAACGACAGGCAACTAAAACGGCTGGAGAAATTGCTGGGTTAGAGGTGTTGCAAATTATTAACGAGCCCACCGCCGCTGCTTTAGCCTATAACGTGCGATCGGAGGAAACGGAACGGGTATTGGTGTACGACCTGGGAGGCGGCACCTTTGATGTATCGGTGGTGGAGATCACCGGAGAGGTGACAGAGGTACTGGCAAGCCACGGCAACAACCAATTGGGGGGAGATGATTTCGATCGCCGCCTACAATTACATCTGGCAGAGCAGTTTCGGCAGATGCATGGAGTCGCCGTTCCCGACGATCCCGTTACTCAAGCCCGTCTGTTGCGGGCTGCCGAACACATTAAAATCACCCTCAGTGCTCACGCTTTTGCCCCAGTGCGAGAGGCGTTTTTGGGAAGCAAAGGCAAAACGGCATTGCACCTGGAAACCGAGATTGCTCGAACAGACTTTGAGAAGTTGATTCGTCCTTTATTAGATGAAACGTTGGAGGCGATCGATCGGGCTTTGAGGGATGCCAAGCTCAAACCGGACGATCTCGATCGCATTATCCTGGTGGGCGGTTCCACCCGAATTCCACTGGTGCAGCATATGGTGGAAGAACATTTGGGGCAGGCTCCAGTGGATGGTGTGCAACCCGACCTATGTGTGGCATTAGGAGCAGCTTTACAAGCTGGAGTGTTGATCGGTGAGGAGGTTGAGGCAATTTTAGTCGATGTCATTCCCCATTCCCTGGGCATTTCCGCTGCAATCACCACCCCAATGGGTATCATGCCAGGATTCTTTAGTGTCATTATTCCACGCAATAGCGTTGTCCCCGTCTCTCGTTCTGAAGTCTATTCCACGCTTAGCCCTAATCAAACAGTGGTAGAGATCGAAGTCTTTCAGGGAGAGAATGAAGTTGCCGAAGAAAACGTGCCGCTCGGTTCCTATCGAGTCGAAGGATTACCCCCTGGCCCCCCTGGTAGTATCCAGATTGAAGTCCATTTTGACTTTGATATGAATGGGATTCTCACCGTCACCACGACCGAAAAAGGTAAAGGACAACAGGGCACTCTGGTTGTGAACAATGCGGGAGTTCAACGCCTCTCCAGCCACGAACTGAAGCAAGCCAGAGCCGATTTAGAAGCTCTGTTTGACTTGCATGAGACAGGTACTACTGACACGGCTGATGCGATCGCAATGCCTCCTGAACTCGCTGCGTTGGTCGATCGCGCCCAAGAAGCGTTAGAAACTTTGGATGAGGAACAAGCCAACGAACTGCAAGAACTGCTAGATCAAATTGAGGAAGCACTGGTTGAAGGAGAAACCAGCACTGTCTCTACCCTCCAAGAAGAGCTCTCTGACTTCCTCTATTACGTCACCAATCCTCAATAG